The window ACTGCCACGGCCCCCAATCAAAAGTGGCTGGGGGACATCAACGGAGATCCCCACGGCGGAGGGCAAGCTGTATGTCAGCGCCGTATTGGATTGTTATGATGGCGCGATTGTAGGATTTAAGATGGCGGATCACATGAGAGCCGAACTCTGCGTCGCGTCATTCACCTTGGCTGTCCAAAAGCATCAAGCTTTTGGCATGACGTTTCACAGTGATCGAGGAAGCCAGTTTACAAGCAAGGTGTACCGAGAAACCTTAGCCAGGTATGGTGCGGTGCAAAGTATGAGCCATACCGGAAGATGCTACGACAAT of the Ferroacidibacillus organovorans genome contains:
- a CDS encoding transposase, which produces MPTAEGKLYVSAVLDCYDGAIVGFKMADHMRAELCVASFTLAVQKHQAFGMTFHSDRGSQFTSKVYRETLARYGAVQSMSHTGRCYDNARMESFLPR